The DNA region gaacaacctccaTTCGTTTATGTTTGGTTCGTTAATAACTCtattttggagtgttcgtgttcgtttgttacaACCTCCATTCGTTTATGTTTGGTTCGTTAATAACTCTATTTGTGCTTCAAGAAGTtgagaaatataaataaacaaatactacaacATAATAGACTCAGcagactcaaaaaaaaaattgcaacttaaaaaattatttagttcCATCTTTTATTAGGCCAACTCCAAGCGACAccaaatcacaaaaaaaaaaaaaaaaaaaaaaaaaaaaaaaccctccaTCCCACCATCCCACCAAATTTTCTTCTCCAATGTGCTGCAATATCCCACtcaatattttttctcttttgtcAAATCTACTATTATGCAAAATGCGAACTCAGTCAAGAGAAGAGCGGTGCGAATAGCGGAGGAAAAAAGCTGCAGTCTCGTCATTGACTTTCTCGAACAATCCATTTCGAAATGGGTTCGGATCAGAAAGTGCATGTCTTTGAGGAAGTCGCCCAGCACAACAAGACTAAGGATTGCTGGCTAATCATCGATGGAAAGGTTTATGATGTCACTCCGTTCATGGAAGATCATCCAGGAGGCGATGAGGTTTTGCTTTCAGCAACCGGGAAGGATGCCACCAATGATTTTGAGGATGTTGGCCACAGCGATTCCGCTAGAGAAATGATGGACAAGTACTTGATTGGGGTGATAGACAAGTCGACAGTTCCATTGAAGCGCACTTACATCCCACCACCACAAGCTCCATACAATCCCGACAAGACCCCGGAATTCGTGATCAAGATCTTGCAGTTCCTCGTACCCCTCTTGATACTGGGATTGGCGTTCGCTGTCCGACACTACACCAAGGAGAAGTAGTTTACTCTGAACCTCTCACAGTTGCGTGTTCAGGTCGCTGCAGTAGTGCAGTCACTAATTTATTAAAGTTCAATGTGGATTTCTTCCCATGTTTTGGTCTAGTCATGTGTTTGGAGTTCGTCCATTCTGTGTATTTGAAATATGACATTTTACTGTGTTCTACTTATATTTGCAATTTGAAGAGTAATGACGATCGAGGCTGAGGGAGTCGCGGTGAGAGAGGCGGTGTCAGCTGCGTCGCGGGAGGATGAGGGAGGGCGACGGAAATGGCGTTGAAGAGAGGCGATGGTGTGGTGAGATCTGATTTGGGCGACGACTAgggttgagacttgagaggcCTGAGATCTGCTATGGTTTTGagattttactttattttattttactttatatctACATCTTtagcatgaagtgattcttccAATGGGGAGGTCATGGGAACAGGATcactagtattcaaaaaaaaatatctacatCCTTTTCCTCAGCCTTTATTTATAAAAGTTAACGGATagcaatattaattaaatattaatataaatatccGCTACCATTGGTACGAGCAAGGGTAGCGAAAAATCTatccatttttttattttttgaaaacaactacCTTTGTTTTTAAAAAGGTAGCGGTTTCTTagtcatttatttataattttgtcaCCATCCTTTTTTTATTAAGAATACATTACCCTTGTCTAACGAAGGATAGTCTAAAGACATatttctttgctttgttttgtacTAAtgtcctaaacattcgaatgcgcAAATACAtcacatgtgttactaacatgaatacacagaacggttgcctagaatatacagaatgattgccgggaatacacagaacgattacctagaatacacaagaCTCATatcctaacattttggtacggggtgcatAATAcattgtgcaccgtggtgcacgataTAAATAGCCATCTAGGCACGGGCTCTTTGAGCCTCCAATGTGTTCTACGAATGTCTCCTTTACATAAATGAAAAGATttgtttgat from Ipomoea triloba cultivar NCNSP0323 chromosome 6, ASM357664v1 includes:
- the LOC116023119 gene encoding cytochrome b5-like gives rise to the protein MGSDQKVHVFEEVAQHNKTKDCWLIIDGKVYDVTPFMEDHPGGDEVLLSATGKDATNDFEDVGHSDSAREMMDKYLIGVIDKSTVPLKRTYIPPPQAPYNPDKTPEFVIKILQFLVPLLILGLAFAVRHYTKEK